The proteins below come from a single Miscanthus floridulus cultivar M001 chromosome 1, ASM1932011v1, whole genome shotgun sequence genomic window:
- the LOC136507894 gene encoding lysine-rich arabinogalactan protein 19-like has protein sequence MGDYTIQISTKLIDQLARDDEKVKRKARKPKPKKKPTIQPHEEPLEFPSEPKTTSPAPAPGWPLQPPPMFLPVTPAPPPPPATMPEVEATRSTLKESEAVLEKLEKQEAGARQELSKRAKELHDKEFKVPYQNPMPCTLERAGCLECYKTNAKDPLKCAEAVKRFEACARMAVKNATAKAD, from the coding sequence ATGGGTGACTACACAATCCAGATCAGCACCAAGCTCATCGACCAGCTTGCTCGCGATGATGAGAAGGTGAAACGGAAAGCCAGGAAGCCCAAGCCTAAGAAGAAGCCCACCATCCAGCCACATGAAGAGCCCCTGGAATTCCCGAGCGAACCCAAGACGACCagccctgctcctgctcctgggtGGCCTCTGCAGCCTCCCCCAATGTTTCTGCCCGTGACCCCTGCTCCCCCGCCACCCCCGGCCACAATGCCGGAGGTGGAAGCCACCCGCTCCACACTGAAAGAAAGTGAGGCGGTTCTCGAGAAGCTGGAGAAGCAGGAGGCTGGGGCACGCCAGGAGCTCAGCAAGAGAGCAAAGGAGCTGCACGACAAGGAGTTTAAGGTGCCGTACCAGAACCCCATGCCCTGCACCTTGGAGAGGGCAGGATGCCTCGAGTGTTACAAGACCAACGCAAAGGACCCGCTCAAGTGTGCTGAAGCAGTCAAGAGATTTGAGGCGTGCGCTCGCATGGCCGTCAAGAATGCCACCGCAAAAGCCGATTAG